The following nucleotide sequence is from Chloroflexota bacterium.
GGTACGCCTAGCTAGCTCACGCACCGTCTGCTGACGTCACGCACCGCTTGCTGCCTCTCGGCACGCCTACCTCTCGGATCGGTTGCTACCGTGCTGGCGTAGCGTGCTGGCGGCGTCTCAGCGTCCCCGCGTCCCCCATCCCCGCGTCCCCGCGTCCCCCATCCCCGCGTCCCCGCGTCCCCGCGTCCCCCCTCCCCGTGTCTCCCCATCCCCGCATTCCCGCATCCCCCCATCTACAACCCACAAAAAAACCGGACCCCTCGAAAGAGATCCGGCCGTTCTTCTGTCGAATAGTGGCTTTGTTTAGCGAAGGCCAGCCAGTTCCTGCAGTTTGTGCCAGTTTGCCAGCCGATCTTCCTGAGAGGTCAACAACGTTTCCGAGGGGTTACCCTCCTTGTCGAACTGCCTGGCAAAACGTCCCTCAGTGCGGGCAAAGGTGATAAAGTCGATCACCTCGCCGGTCTTGGGGACCGTGTACCAGTCATCCTTAAGGCCAGGATTGCCCTTGAGGCTCAACCGTTCCCGGATCATATCGCCATTGCGCGGGTCATAGACCAGCAACGGGAAGGCCCGGGAGTCGACAGCCAGCTTTGCCTGCTGCCCGCTCAGATCATCGGCGACGCCGTGCTCGGGCTGACAGGTAGTGTATACTACCACCACAGCCGGTCCCGGGAAGGTATTGGCATCCATCACCGATCGGTAGAAGTGATTGACGTGGGCCGCAGTGGTCTGCGCCACGTAGGTGTTGGGATGCATCATGGCAATGCGGCTGATTTCCTTGCGGAACTCCTGCTTACCGGCGATCTCCTTGCCATGCATGGACATCTTGGCGCTCTGGCCGTGGAAACTGGAGGTACTCGTCTGGCCACCCGTATTGGAGTAAACCTGGGTATCCAGGATGAATACCTTGACATCCATGCCACTGGAGAGCAGGCGGCTCAACGCCTGGAAGCCGATGTCGTACATTGCGCCATCGCCGCCCAATACCCAAAGCCGCTTCTCTTCCCAACCACGCTGGTTCCAGGCCGCCCGTACGCCCATGGCCATGGTGGCCGCGTTTTCGAACAGCGAGTTGGTCCAGGGTACCAGGTAGGGATTGTAAGGGTAAGTCGATCCGTAAACGGTGTTACAGCCTGTGGCAGCTACCAGACCGATGTTCTCCTTGCCAAACTGGAAACCGGTGGCAGCCAACAGCATGCGCAACGCAGTAGCTTCTCCACAGCCGGCACACGAGCCAGCGCCGCCGACAAAAAGCAAGCTCCTTTCCGCCAGCATCATGTCTGCGGGAATGCGCTCCTGGATATACCTTTCCGGTGTCTCTGGCAACATCCTGAAGAAGTTGATTGACTTCTGGTAGACAGGAACGGTCTCGTCCTCTTTCTGGATCATTTCCAGGGCATTGTAACCCAGGTCGGCACAGACCTGGACACACTCGGCGCAGCCCTTGCACTTGGTCGGATCGATGAAGATACCGAATTGGCCACCAACCTCCCCTTTTTTGGCATAGCGGGTGTAGTACTTGGTGGTTTCGGCAAACTGGCCTGCCATGAAGGCGCGCTCGTCACTATCCGGGATGGCCTTGAGCTGTTCTTTCAGAACGGTTTCTTCGACAACCTTGCCGAGAATGGCCGTATCAGGGCACTCGGTGACGCAGGTCATACATCCAACACAGTTCTGGTTATTGAACAAAGGAATCTCAGGCGCCAGATAGCTGAAGTCACGGTAGGCGGCTGTACCAATCGGAATCAGGCTTCGGGCTGTGTCAATGTCGGCATCCAACTGGCTGGGAGCCGTGCCATCTTGATAACCATCCAGCACACGGCCGAAAAAATCGCCAATATCGACATAATCCTCGCCCAGGCCACCATTTTGTCCTTTGGCGATATCACGAATTTCATACGTATCAGTAGTAATACCCATTCTGGAAACTCCTAGGCAAACAGGGTGATGTTTTCAAACAGGTTCTCTGGCATTTCTATCTCGAGGTCCTGGGCGATGACTTCGGGCGGGATTTCGAACACCTCGTCGTAGCCTCGCCGCACGCAGGTCAGGTTGTCCTGGACGACCTGTTCGCCCCGCTTGCCAAAGTACTTGCGAATACTCTTTTCAGCGCCTTGCATGATCTCTTCGCGGCTGAGACCCTTTTTTTCGGCAAATGGTGTGGCGCTCAGGAAGATGCCCAGCAACACGATGCCCTGCATTCGAACCTCAAGAGCGGGTTCGCTGGCTACCTCGCGGGCGATCTTGGCTGCATCCAGGGCCAGTATCCGCGCGTTCTTCTCTCGCAGGATATCCTTTGCGTAGGCCGGCACGCGAGCCCAAACTTCCTCCGGGGTAGTCTGAGCGCTCTGAATGAAGACGGTACCGCCCTCGACGAGACCACTCAGCGGGTTGCCGGTGAGAAAGGCGCTTTCGTTGTTGAGCGGGATGAAGTCGACCTTGTTCAACTCGCTGTGCATGCGAATGCGATCGTCAGCCAGCGTAAGATAGTAGGTGGTCGGCAGTCCCTTCTTTTCCGAACCGTACTTGGGATAGGCCTGGGCGTCCACATCGAACAAGTCGCCGCTGATGGTAGCAATGACTTTGTTGGTGGTTACGGAGCCGAAGCCACCAACGGAGTGGCCGCGCATGCTAAAGGCGCCAGGAGGCCGCACATCGGGGTCTGTGCCGTCGGCGATGGCCAGCGGATGCTTGATTCCCAGCACGAAGTAACGCTGGTCCTCTTGGTTATTCATGTGGTTGAACGTTGCCACGAAGTCACCAGCTCTCACATCCCGGCTGCCGAGACCGGCTGAGCCGGAATAGATGACAGGGATACGATCGATTGCTGTGTAGCCTTCTGCGCCGGTCAGTGCATCGGCGAAGGCAGCTTTGACCTCAACGGTCAAAGGATTGCTCTGGCCCATGGGATTGTCCATCCGTTCGACGACGGCGAAGGCCTTGACCCGCTGCAGCGCCTCAACCAACTGCGGTCCCGGGAAGGGACGGAAACTGGTGACGTGGATAACGCCTGCCTTGATTCCTTCGTTCTCTCGCAAGTAGTCGACCGTGGCCTCGCATGTTTCGATCATGCTACCCAAACCGACAACAGCATATTCGGCATCTTCCATGCGGTAGGTATCGAGCAGGTCATAACGCCGGCCGGTCTGGCGATAGTACTCATCCATGGCTTCGACCACAGCCGCCTGGACCTTGTCGTAGTAGGCGCGCTGGGCGATTTTCCCCTTCATGTAGCTGTCCTGGTTCTGAACCACTCCGCTCATGATCGGATTGTGGGGATCCATCAGGTTTTCCAACTTATCGCGCGAGTCGCCAATGTACAGCTTCATCAGTTCTTTTTCCGGAAGACGCACGCTTTCGATGGTATGAGTGGTGAGAAAACCATCCTGGCAGTTCAGGAAGGGTGTGGAGCCGTTTTCCGCAGCTCGACGGGCGATCAGCGCCAGATCGCCAGCGGACTGGGCGTTTTTGGCGAACAGGATGCCCCAACCTACGTCGCTGACGGCCATGACGTCATCATGACCTGCATGGACATTTAAGCTGTGGCTGGTCAAGGCGCGCGCACCGATGTTGAAAACAACTGGCAGGCGCTTACCGGAGATGGTGAAGAGCACCTCTTTCATCAGCACCAATCCCTGGCCGCTGGTGAAGTTAGTGACGCGCCCACCCGCCAGGGCAAAGCCCTCTGCCGCTGAGGCTGAGCTGTGTTCACTTTCAGGTTCGATAAAGGCCAGCGATCTTCCCCAAAGATTGCGCTGCCCGTTGGCCACGGCCACCTGATAGCCCACACCCATCTCGGTTGACGAGGTGATGGGATAGGCGCAAGAGCCATCGGTGATATGGGTTTCGACCCAGACAACCGTGCCTGTTCCATCCGACGTGGTTTCAATCCCAGGGAAGGGATAGCTTTCTTGTTTTCCGTTTTGACTCATGCAGTTCTCTCCTTGTCTCGAAGCCGGGTAACAGCAGGGTGCTGATTGCGAGCAATGTTAAACCACAGTTGCGCGAAACCCCCAGCAACCCTTCGGCTCAAACACAATAATACTGTGACAGGATGGGATGGTCAGTGAGGATGCCTCCAAGTGTAACCTGCTACTGCCCGTTCTGGCGACAAGATAGAATACCACCGCCTGCGTGCCTTGTCAAAGCAGGAGGGGCGACGCGGGGAGGGGGAGACACGGTGTGGGGGGACGCGTCGACACTCTGTCATTCTGATGTCAATATGTCAATATGCCAGGATACTGAACATGTCGAGATGCGGAATCGTGACATTCTGACATTCTGACATCTATTCTATGGGGCCTGGTCGCTATACTGCAGGGTGCCGCCAGGATAATCCAGGCTGAGCAAGGATCCCTGGATGGCGTAGCTGGTGACCGAGCCCAGGTTATCGAGATAGCCGGCCTCCTGCACCATGACCTCCTCGGGGCAGGTCTTCTTGGACGACGCCAGGCCACTGATGGTGATCTCTCCGCTGGCCATGCCTGCGGCGGAAAGCTCGTAAGTGCCCGAATAGTCGTTGCAGCCGGCGTTGCCGCTCACGAGACCACGATCGAACTGCGCCGTAATATCGGTGCCTGGCACGGCTGTCGAAAGATACCAGGACACCTCCTCCAGAGTCTGATGGATGGTGATCCGGCTGTCGGTTGTGTCGCTCAGGCCATTGTCGTCGATTACAGTCAAGGTAACGGTGAATTGGCCAGGTTTGTTGTAGCTGGTCGTCACAGTTACTTCGCGGCTGCCCTGTTTGGTCTGGCCGTTGCCCAGGTCCCAGGAGTAACCGCTGATCTCACTGCTGCCCGCCTGGGAACTGGCTGCGCTGAAGATCACTTCCTGCCCAACGATCCCTTCCGAGGGGCCCTCGATCACAGCAGTTGGTGGCGTTTGAGCCGTTTGTTCGATGGTAATCTGGGCCCTGGCGGTGTCTGATAGACCAGCACTGTCGGTGACCATCAACGTGACGCTGAATTCGCCAGGTTGGCTGTAGGTGTGATCGACCACTGCACCGTTGCCTGAGGCCCCGTCGCCAAAATCCCAGGTGTAGCCGACGATGGCATTGCCCGAGGTCGAACCTTTGCCGTCGAAGGTCACCCTCTCGCCTACCTCGGCCTGGGACGGCGCCATAATGACTGCCGTGGGTCCCTCAGGTGTTGGCTCCGGATCCCGGATCTCGATCTGGACCCGCGCACTTCCAGACAAGCCTTGTTGGTCGGTCACCGTCAGGGTGATGATGTAGGTGCCTGCCCGGGAGTATGAATGGTTGACAACCACCCCTCGGGCGCCGGTGCCGTCGCCAAACTGCCAGACGAAATCGACAAGGGGGCTTGAACCTGTCGACGCGCTGCCATCGAAGACAAGTTCCTGGCCGACCACGGCCTGAGTGGGGCCGTTGATAACGGCGATCGGCGGGTCGTCAGGTTCCGGTGTTGGCACGGGGGTAGCGGTAGGCGCGTTGGTCGGCGCGGGAGTTGCCGTGGGCACGGTTTCTGCATTGTCGTCGCCCAGAAATCCGAAGCCCAGGTTGAAGACCAGGGAAAGGCAGAGACAGGCTGCCGCCAGC
It contains:
- a CDS encoding 2-oxoacid:acceptor oxidoreductase family protein is translated as MSQNGKQESYPFPGIETTSDGTGTVVWVETHITDGSCAYPITSSTEMGVGYQVAVANGQRNLWGRSLAFIEPESEHSSASAAEGFALAGGRVTNFTSGQGLVLMKEVLFTISGKRLPVVFNIGARALTSHSLNVHAGHDDVMAVSDVGWGILFAKNAQSAGDLALIARRAAENGSTPFLNCQDGFLTTHTIESVRLPEKELMKLYIGDSRDKLENLMDPHNPIMSGVVQNQDSYMKGKIAQRAYYDKVQAAVVEAMDEYYRQTGRRYDLLDTYRMEDAEYAVVGLGSMIETCEATVDYLRENEGIKAGVIHVTSFRPFPGPQLVEALQRVKAFAVVERMDNPMGQSNPLTVEVKAAFADALTGAEGYTAIDRIPVIYSGSAGLGSRDVRAGDFVATFNHMNNQEDQRYFVLGIKHPLAIADGTDPDVRPPGAFSMRGHSVGGFGSVTTNKVIATISGDLFDVDAQAYPKYGSEKKGLPTTYYLTLADDRIRMHSELNKVDFIPLNNESAFLTGNPLSGLVEGGTVFIQSAQTTPEEVWARVPAYAKDILREKNARILALDAAKIAREVASEPALEVRMQGIVLLGIFLSATPFAEKKGLSREEIMQGAEKSIRKYFGKRGEQVVQDNLTCVRRGYDEVFEIPPEVIAQDLEIEMPENLFENITLFA
- a CDS encoding thiamine pyrophosphate-dependent enzyme; translated protein: MGITTDTYEIRDIAKGQNGGLGEDYVDIGDFFGRVLDGYQDGTAPSQLDADIDTARSLIPIGTAAYRDFSYLAPEIPLFNNQNCVGCMTCVTECPDTAILGKVVEETVLKEQLKAIPDSDERAFMAGQFAETTKYYTRYAKKGEVGGQFGIFIDPTKCKGCAECVQVCADLGYNALEMIQKEDETVPVYQKSINFFRMLPETPERYIQERIPADMMLAERSLLFVGGAGSCAGCGEATALRMLLAATGFQFGKENIGLVAATGCNTVYGSTYPYNPYLVPWTNSLFENAATMAMGVRAAWNQRGWEEKRLWVLGGDGAMYDIGFQALSRLLSSGMDVKVFILDTQVYSNTGGQTSTSSFHGQSAKMSMHGKEIAGKQEFRKEISRIAMMHPNTYVAQTTAAHVNHFYRSVMDANTFPGPAVVVVYTTCQPEHGVADDLSGQQAKLAVDSRAFPLLVYDPRNGDMIRERLSLKGNPGLKDDWYTVPKTGEVIDFITFARTEGRFARQFDKEGNPSETLLTSQEDRLANWHKLQELAGLR
- a CDS encoding PKD domain-containing protein yields the protein MGENDLLIPTEEDDSETQFEATSASESKTESHKQTIGILAGALVLAAACLCLSLVFNLGFGFLGDDNAETVPTATPAPTNAPTATPVPTPEPDDPPIAVINGPTQAVVGQELVFDGSASTGSSPLVDFVWQFGDGTGARGVVVNHSYSRAGTYIITLTVTDQQGLSGSARVQIEIRDPEPTPEGPTAVIMAPSQAEVGERVTFDGKGSTSGNAIVGYTWDFGDGASGNGAVVDHTYSQPGEFSVTLMVTDSAGLSDTARAQITIEQTAQTPPTAVIEGPSEGIVGQEVIFSAASSQAGSSEISGYSWDLGNGQTKQGSREVTVTTSYNKPGQFTVTLTVIDDNGLSDTTDSRITIHQTLEEVSWYLSTAVPGTDITAQFDRGLVSGNAGCNDYSGTYELSAAGMASGEITISGLASSKKTCPEEVMVQEAGYLDNLGSVTSYAIQGSLLSLDYPGGTLQYSDQAP